A stretch of Rhinopithecus roxellana isolate Shanxi Qingling chromosome 12, ASM756505v1, whole genome shotgun sequence DNA encodes these proteins:
- the ZNF146 gene encoding zinc finger protein OZF, translated as MSHLSQQRIYSGENPFACKVCGKVFSHKSNLTEHEHFHTREKPFECNECGKAFSQKQYVIKHQNTHTGEKLFECNECGKSFSQKENLLTHQKIHTGEKPFECKDCGKAFIQKSNLIRHQRTHTGEKPFVCKECGKTFSGKSNLTEHEKIHIGEKPFKCSECGTAFGQKKYLIKHQNIHTGEKPYECNECGKAFSQRTSLIVHVRIHSGDKPYECNVCGKAFSQSSSLTVHVRSHTGEKPYGCNECGKAFSQFSTLALHLRIHTGKKPYQCSECGKAFSQKSHHIRHQKIHTH; from the coding sequence ATGTCACACCTCAGCCAGCAGAGAATCTACAGTGGGGAAAACCCCTTTGCCTGTAAGGTATGTGGAAAAGTCTTCAGCCACAAGTCGAACCTCACCGAGCATGAGCATTTTCACACGAGAGAGAAACCTTTTGAATGTAATGAGTGTGGAAAAGCCTTTAGCCAAAAGCAGTATGTCATTAAACATCAGAACACCCATACTGGGGAGAAGCTTTtcgaatgtaatgaatgtggaaaatCCTTTAGCCAGAAGGAAAACCTCCTTACGCACCAGaaaattcacactggagaaaaaccttTTGAGTGTAAAGATTGCGGGAAAGCTTTCATTCAGAAGTCAAACCTCATCAGACACCAGAGAACTCACACAGGAGAGAAGCCCTTTGTATGTAAGGAGTGTGGAAAAACCTTCAGTGGCAAATCCAACCTTACTGAGCATGAGAAAATCCATATTGGAGAGAAGCCTTTTAAGTGTAGTGAATGTGGAACAGCCTTTGGCCAGAAGAAGTACCTCATAAAACATCAGAacattcacactggagagaaaccctatgaatgtaacgaatgtggaaaagccttctCTCAGAGAACATCACTTATTGTACATGTGAGGATTCATTCAGGTGATAAACCTTACGAATGCAATGTGTGTGGAAAAGCCTTCTCTCAGAGCTCATCTCTCACTGTGCATGTGAGAAGCCACACAGGTGAGAAGCCCTATGGTTGCAATGAATGCGGGAAAGCTTTCTCTCAATTCTCAACCCTTGCTCTGCATTTGAGAATCCACACGGGTAAGAAGCCTTATCAGTGCAgcgaatgtgggaaagccttcagccaGAAGTCACACCACATTAGACACCAGAAAATTCATACTCACTAA